One Oryza brachyantha chromosome 3, ObraRS2, whole genome shotgun sequence DNA segment encodes these proteins:
- the LOC102699668 gene encoding protein MODIFIER OF SNC1 11 isoform X2: protein MASQSTKLPAQAPAAGAAATPPEATGEAPAPNPASAATPAPNPTAAAGVAAGGATDLEKKMRRAERFGTSVVMSEEEKRSSRAERFGTASSNEKAEEQKRKSRAERFGLASSSADEDAKKKARLERFGQSTNVDKAEEEKRKARALRFAETPSGPSQENGKDSSKPDAATVAGTA from the exons ATGGCGTCGCAGAGCACCAAGCTTCCCGCGCAGGCcccagccgccggcgccgcggcgaccCCGCCGGAAGCCACTGGGGAGGCGCCGGCTCCGAACCCCGCGTCCGCCGCCACACCAGCCCCAAACcctaccgccgccgcgggggtggccgccggcggagcCACGGATCTGGAGAAGAAGATGCGCCGCGCGGAGCGGTTCGGGACGTCCGTGGTGATGTCCGAGGAGGAGAAGCGCAGCAGCCGCGCCGAGAG GTTTGGGACTGCATCTTCAAATGAAAAGGCGGAGGAACAAAAGAGGAAATCCAGGGCTGAGAG GTTTGGTCTTGCCTCATCTTCTGCTGATGAAGATGCTAAGAAAAAAGCTCGGTTAGAACGATTTGGTCAGAGTACAAATGTTGACAAGGcggaagaagagaaaagaaaggcaCGAGCTCTTAG GTTTGCAGAAACACCAAGTGGACCATCCCAAGAAAATGGCAAAGACAGCTCCAAGCCG GATGCAGCCACTGTGGCAGGCACGGCATAA
- the LOC102711605 gene encoding protein starmaker isoform X1, with the protein MAAIAMQCRGGEGGDAGEGGGGSGMRTVECLRGRLLAERVASKAAKEEADSLTKRLDELEKMLSDEVKMRNKAERRLRRAIKKLESLKILDVELSDSSIGSLSSNGCSDHRAPEMEADMNNPGSSAGSCTQVNSQEGSWCSVVSEQSPSVHCKEESGLDPEDAKNCGSEEHAGDHDSESRDDQPVHVPSDDGSSKSGDSRRDEDDDRLALVLVDPQPSAEAGDSRAGDGNDMHMELEAGKFQAEAREGDDDEVGEENNELAIVLVDPQPQPRSEEPAPAPRNDVQSVLLALRQVKEQLRYTIERRSELVAHQELFGH; encoded by the exons ATGGCTGCCATAGCCATGCAATGCAG GGGCGGtgagggcggcgacgccggcgagggcggtgGTGGTAGTGGCATGAGGACAGTGGAGTGCCTGAGAGGGAGGCTGCTTGCAGAGAGGGTAGCATCCAAGGCTGCCAAGGAGGAGGCTGACTCCCTCACCAAAAGG CTGGACGAGCTGGAGAAGATGCTCTCTGACGAGGTCAAGATGAGGAACAAGGCGGAAAGGAGGCTCAGGAGGGCCATAAAGAAGCTCGAGTCCCTCAAGATTTTGGATGTGGAGCTCTCGGACAGCTCTATCGGATCACTGTCCTCCAATGGCTGCTCCGATCACCGTGCTCCGGAGATGGAGGCGGACATGAACAACCCTGGGTCCTCGGCTGGTTCATGCACTCAGGTGAACTCCCAGGAAGGGAGCTGGTGCTCTGTTGTGTCTGAGCAATCACCGTCAGTTCATTGCAAGGAGGAGAGCGGCTTGGACCCTGAAGACGCTAAGAACTGTGGCTCTGAGGAGCATGCTGGCGACCATGATTCAGAGAG CAGGGATGATCAACCTGTTCACGTGCCATCCGACGACGGGTCATCGaaatccggagatagccgccgcgacgaggacgacgacagGCTTGCGCTGGTGCTGGTAGACCCGCAGCCAAGTGCAGAGGCAGGCGACTCGAGAGCAGGAGACGGAAACGATATGCATATGGAACTGGAAGCAGGGAAGTTTCAGGCCGAGGCCCGCgagggagacgacgacgaagtgGGGGAGGAGAACAACGAGCTCGCCATCGTCCTCGTTGACCCACAGCCACAGCCCAGGTCGGAGGAgccggcgcccgcgccgcgcaacGACGTGCAGTCCGTGCTTCTCGCGCTGCGGCAGGTGAAGGAGCAGCTCAGGTACACGATCGAGAGGCGGTCGGAGCTCGTCGCCCACCAGGAGCTGTTCGGCCACTGA
- the LOC102711605 gene encoding uncharacterized protein LOC102711605 isoform X2 encodes MAAIAMQCRGGEGGDAGEGGGGSGMRTVECLRGRLLAERVASKAAKEEADSLTKRLDELEKMLSDEVKMRNKAERRLRRAIKKLESLKILDVELSDSSIGSLSSNGCSDHRAPEMEADMNNPGSSAGSCTQVNSQEGSWCSVVSEQSPSVHCKEESGLDPEDAKNCGSEEHAGDHDSERDDQPVHVPSDDGSSKSGDSRRDEDDDRLALVLVDPQPSAEAGDSRAGDGNDMHMELEAGKFQAEAREGDDDEVGEENNELAIVLVDPQPQPRSEEPAPAPRNDVQSVLLALRQVKEQLRYTIERRSELVAHQELFGH; translated from the exons ATGGCTGCCATAGCCATGCAATGCAG GGGCGGtgagggcggcgacgccggcgagggcggtgGTGGTAGTGGCATGAGGACAGTGGAGTGCCTGAGAGGGAGGCTGCTTGCAGAGAGGGTAGCATCCAAGGCTGCCAAGGAGGAGGCTGACTCCCTCACCAAAAGG CTGGACGAGCTGGAGAAGATGCTCTCTGACGAGGTCAAGATGAGGAACAAGGCGGAAAGGAGGCTCAGGAGGGCCATAAAGAAGCTCGAGTCCCTCAAGATTTTGGATGTGGAGCTCTCGGACAGCTCTATCGGATCACTGTCCTCCAATGGCTGCTCCGATCACCGTGCTCCGGAGATGGAGGCGGACATGAACAACCCTGGGTCCTCGGCTGGTTCATGCACTCAGGTGAACTCCCAGGAAGGGAGCTGGTGCTCTGTTGTGTCTGAGCAATCACCGTCAGTTCATTGCAAGGAGGAGAGCGGCTTGGACCCTGAAGACGCTAAGAACTGTGGCTCTGAGGAGCATGCTGGCGACCATGATTCAGAGAG GGATGATCAACCTGTTCACGTGCCATCCGACGACGGGTCATCGaaatccggagatagccgccgcgacgaggacgacgacagGCTTGCGCTGGTGCTGGTAGACCCGCAGCCAAGTGCAGAGGCAGGCGACTCGAGAGCAGGAGACGGAAACGATATGCATATGGAACTGGAAGCAGGGAAGTTTCAGGCCGAGGCCCGCgagggagacgacgacgaagtgGGGGAGGAGAACAACGAGCTCGCCATCGTCCTCGTTGACCCACAGCCACAGCCCAGGTCGGAGGAgccggcgcccgcgccgcgcaacGACGTGCAGTCCGTGCTTCTCGCGCTGCGGCAGGTGAAGGAGCAGCTCAGGTACACGATCGAGAGGCGGTCGGAGCTCGTCGCCCACCAGGAGCTGTTCGGCCACTGA
- the LOC102699942 gene encoding pentatricopeptide repeat-containing protein At2g37310, whose product MKLPSWLTAVPPDPRAYGHLIQLCAESGHLAAGRQLHARLVAASVTPSNFLASKLISLYARAARLHDARGVFDSIPQPSIFAWNAILIALSLHSPDPSAALRLFASSAVSPDEITLSTLLKSLTASGQACSPLVTGELHAVAFLRGFGAHLFVSNGLITAYADTGDMRSARAVFGEMPRRDVVSWNSLISACARAGWYRECLGLFQEFVRVRSSDGAGPNSVTVTSVLHACAQLKAADFGISVHQLAVESGLDMDIAVWNSIVGFYAKCGRLQYARQLLDGMTKKDSISYSAMITGYMNSGHVEEGMELFRQANARAISVWNSVMAGLIQNGRQSDVLGLLQEMITSKVLPNSATLSIIMPSVPSFSTLLGAKQAHGYAIRNDYDQSINLVSALIDAYSKAGFLDAGRKVFKLTEHRGTIVWTSIISAVAAHGEAAEALSLFNQMVSGGTRPDTVTFTAVLSACAHCGKVAEARKIFYSMQAVFGISPVIEQYACMVSALSRAGMLREAVDLVNKMPLEPNAKVWGALLNGAAVIGDVEFGRYAFDRLFIIEPRNTGNYIVMANLYSNAGKWEEAEIIRRMLRGVGLEKVPGCTWN is encoded by the coding sequence ATGAAGCTGCCGTCGTGGCtcaccgccgtgccgccggACCCTAGGGCGTACGGTCACCTCATCCAGCTCTGCGCGGAATCCggtcacctcgccgccggccggcagcTCCACgcccgcctcgtcgccgcctccgtgaCTCCCTCCAACTTCCTCGCCTCCAAGCTCATCTCCCTCtacgcccgcgccgcccgcctgcACGACGCCCGCGGGGTGTTCGACTCCATCCCGCAGCCCAGCATCTTCGCCTGGAACGCCATCCTCATCGCACTCTCCCTCCACTCGCCGGACCCTTCCGCGGCCCTCCGCCTgttcgcctcctccgccgtctccCCGGACGAGATCACCCTCTCCACGCTGCTCAAGTCCCTCACCGCGTCCGGCCAGGCGTGCTCCCCACTCGTCACCGGGGAGCTCCACGCCGTCGCGTTCCTGCGGGGCTTCGGCGCACACCTGTTCGTATCCAATGGGCTCATCACAGCCTATGCCGACACAGGGGACATGCGCTCCGCTCGCGCGGTGTTTGGTGAAATGCCGAGGAGGGACGTCGTGTCCTGGAACTCGCTTATATCGGCATGCGCCCGTGCAGGTTGGTATAGAGAGTGCTTGGGTCTGTTCCAGGAGTTCGTACGGGTTCGTTCCAGTGATGGTGCTGGGCCGAACAGCGTCACTGTGACAAGTGTACTGCATGCTTGTGCGCAGCTCAAGGCTGCTGATTTTGGGATTAGTGTTCACCAGCTTGCTGTGGAGAGTGGGCTCGACATGGACATTGCAGTTTGGAATTCAATAGTTGGCTTTTATGCCAAATGCGGGAGGTTGCAATATGCACGGCAGTTGTTGGATGGGATGACTAAGAAGGATTCAATCAGTTACAGTGCAATGATCACTGGGTACATGAATAGCGGGCATGTTGAAGAGGGAATGGAGCTTTTCCGGCAAGCAAATGCTCGAGCCATCAGTGTGTGGAATTCAGTGATGGCAGGTTTAATTCAAAATGGCCGCCAGTCAGATGTTCTTGGGTTGCTGCAAGAAATGATTACCTCTAAAGTTCTACCCAATTCAGCCACCCTTTCAATCATCATGCCTTCAGTTCCTTCTTTCTCAACACTTCTGGGAGCAAAGCAAGCTCATGGTTATGCGATCAGAAATGACTATGATCAGAGCATCAATTTGGTTAGTGCATTGATTGATGCTTACTCAAAGGCTGGATTTCTTGACGCTGGTAGGAAGGTGTTTAAACTGACTGAACATAGAGGCACAATTGTTTGGACATCGATCATATCGGCCGTCGCCGCACATGGAGAAGCAGCTGAAGCATTAAGCCTGTTCAATCAGATGGTCAGTGGTGGCACTAGGCCGGACACTGTAACTTTCACCGCTGTGCTTAGTGCCTGTGCCCATTGTGGCAAGGTAGCTGAAGCTCGTAAGATTTTTTACTCCATGCAGGCTGTTTTTGGTATTTCTCCAGTGATTGAGCAGTATGCTTGCATGGTTTCTGCACTCAGTCGTGCAGGGATGCTCAGGGAAGCAGTTGATCTTGTTAACAAGATGCCTTTAGAGCCAAATGCAAAGGTCTGGGGTGCATTGCTTAACGGAGCAGCAGTAATTGGTGACGTTGAGTTTGGGCGATATGCATTTGATCGCTTGTTCATAATTGAGCCTAGGAACACGGGCAATTACATTGTTATGGctaatttatattcaaatgcTGGAAAGTGGGAAGAAGCTGAAATCATCAGGCGCATGTTGCGGGGAGTTGGATTGGAGAAGGTTCCTGGGTGTACTTGGAATTGA
- the LOC102699668 gene encoding protein MODIFIER OF SNC1 11 isoform X1, whose protein sequence is MASQSTKLPAQAPAAGAAATPPEATGEAPAPNPASAATPAPNPTAAAGVAAGGATDLEKKMRRAERFGTSVVMSEEEKRSSRAERFGTASSNEKAEEQKRKSRAERFGLASSSADEDAKKKARLERFGQSTNVDKAEEEKRKARALRFAETPSGPSQENGKDSSKPTQDAATVAGTA, encoded by the exons ATGGCGTCGCAGAGCACCAAGCTTCCCGCGCAGGCcccagccgccggcgccgcggcgaccCCGCCGGAAGCCACTGGGGAGGCGCCGGCTCCGAACCCCGCGTCCGCCGCCACACCAGCCCCAAACcctaccgccgccgcgggggtggccgccggcggagcCACGGATCTGGAGAAGAAGATGCGCCGCGCGGAGCGGTTCGGGACGTCCGTGGTGATGTCCGAGGAGGAGAAGCGCAGCAGCCGCGCCGAGAG GTTTGGGACTGCATCTTCAAATGAAAAGGCGGAGGAACAAAAGAGGAAATCCAGGGCTGAGAG GTTTGGTCTTGCCTCATCTTCTGCTGATGAAGATGCTAAGAAAAAAGCTCGGTTAGAACGATTTGGTCAGAGTACAAATGTTGACAAGGcggaagaagagaaaagaaaggcaCGAGCTCTTAG GTTTGCAGAAACACCAAGTGGACCATCCCAAGAAAATGGCAAAGACAGCTCCAAGCCG ACGCAGGATGCAGCCACTGTGGCAGGCACGGCATAA
- the LOC102712153 gene encoding cardiolipin synthase (CMP-forming), mitochondrial, which translates to MPPSVATHASLLLKAAAAAAPAHLHPKPFFSPRAARIPSPPAGSGRYLPATATATTAGGSATAACRWFRWPPPAPAPARGLCSLPHSGVGGGGGGGGEGMGSDGVGRRRRVVAPAVNGVAKDGAPQPPPPRLLTLPTVLTIGRVAAVPLLISTFYMEGPWAATATTGIFLAAAVTDWLDGYIARKMQLGTPFGAFLDPVADKLMVAATLVLLCTKPLEISLLRYGPWLLTVPAIAIIGREITMSAVREWAASQNTKVLEAVAVNKLGKWKTATQMTALTLLLASRDPSLPAQDALVTSGVALLYVSAGLAIWSLVVYMRKIWRILLK; encoded by the exons ATGCCCCCATCCGTCGCCACCCACGCATCCCTCCTCCTcaaagccgccgccgcagccgcgccCGCGCACCTCCACCCCAAGCCCTTCTTCTCCCCACGCGCGGCGCGGATCCCCTCCCCACCCGCGGGCAGCGGCCGCTAcctgccggcgacggcgacggcgacgacggcggggggcagcgccaccgccgcgtgcCGCTGGTTCCGGTGGcccccgcccgcgccggcgcccgcgAGGGGGCTGTGCTCCTTGCCGCATTCTGGCgttgggggtggtggtggtggtggtggtgagggtaTGGGATCTGATGGggtcgggaggaggaggcgggtgGTGGCGCCAGCGGTGAACGGGGTGGCGAAGGACGGGGCgccacagccgccgccgcccaggcTGCTCACGCTGCCCACCGTGCTCACCATtggccgggtcgccgccgtgcctcTCCTGATAAGCA CTTTCTACATGGAGGGGCCTTGGGCAGCAACTGCGACAACTGGCATCTTCCTTGCTGCTGCAGTCACTGATTGGCTAGATGGTTATATTGCGAGAAAG ATGCAGTTAGGAACACCTTTTGGTGCATTTCTTGATCCTGTGGCTGACAag CTTATGGTAGCTGCAACATTAGTGTTGCTGTGCACCAAACCTTTGGAAATTTCACTGCTCAGATATGGTCCATGGCTTCTAACGGTGCCTGCCATTGCCATTATTGGGAGAGAG ATCACAATGTCAGCTGTGAGGGAGTGGGCTGCGTCTCAGAATACTAAAGTTCTTGAG GCTGTGGCAGTTAACAAGTTAGGAAAGTGGAAGACCGCAACACAGATGACAGCATTGACTCTCCTCCTTGCAAGCAGAGACCCAAG TCTTCCTGCACAAGATGCTCTAGTTACTTCTGGCGTCGCATTGCTTTATGTTTCAGCTGGGCTTGCCATATGGTCCCTAGTGGTGTACATGAGAAAGATATGGCGGATACTTCTAAAATAG
- the LOC102699385 gene encoding protein IN2-1 homolog B, whose product MNSLAFPRGCSSPPLTRPSTSSRPTVPSQARIKIRPSSPRAAHCHPRVARNLSRTVAMAAAAAAPASSAKEVLPPSLTSSSEPPALFDGTTRLYVAYHCPYAQRAWIARNYKGLQGEIKIVGIDLADRPAWYKEKVYPENKVPSLEHNNQVKGESLDLVKYIESNFEGQSLLPDDSEKKQFAEELLGYTDAFNKALYSSIVAKGDVSDETVAALDKIEADLAKFNDGPFFLGQFSLVDIAYVPFIERFQIFFSDIKNYDIIKDRPNLQKFIEEVNKIDAYVQTKQDPQFLLEHTKKRLGIA is encoded by the exons ATGAATTCGCTCGCTTTCCCTCGCGGTTGCTCCTCGCCACCACTGACGcgcccctccacctcctcccgccccACCGTCCCATCGCAGGCCCGTATAAAGATTCGCCCTAGCTCGCCAAGAGCTGCCCACTGCCACCCCCGCGTCGCTAGGAATCTCTCTCGGaccgtcgccatggccgccgccgccgccgcaccggctAG CTCTGCGAAGGAGGTGCTCCCCCCTTCCCTGACCTCTTCCTCGGAGCCCCCTGCCCTCTTCGATGGCACCACCAG ATTGTACGTTGCGTATCACTGCCCATACGCGCAGCGCGCCTGGATTGCCAGGAACTACAAG GGTTTGCAGGGTGAGATCAAGATTGTCGGGATCGATCTGGCAGACAGACCAGCTTGGTACAAGGAGAAGGTTTACCCAGAGAACAAG GTGCCTTCACTTGAGCACAACAATCAGGTGAAAGGAGAGAGCTTGGATTTGGTCAAGTACATTGAAAGCAATTTCGAAGGCCAGTCATTGCTCCCTGAT GATTCTGAGAAGAAGCAGTTCGCTGAGGAGTTGCTTGGGTATACTGATGCATTCAACAAAGCTCTATACTCATCAATAGTCGCCAAGGGAGATGTGTCCGATGAGACTG TTGCTGCTCTCGACAAAATAGAAGCTGATCTGGCAAAGTTCAACGATGGCCCCTTCTTCCTTGGCCAGTTCAGTTTG GTGGACATTGCATATGTCCCATTTATCGAAAGGTTTCAGATCTTCTTTTCTGATATAAAGAACTACGATATCATTAAGGACCGACCCAACCTTCAGAAATTCATTGAG